Proteins co-encoded in one Gallus gallus isolate bGalGal1 chromosome 27, bGalGal1.mat.broiler.GRCg7b, whole genome shotgun sequence genomic window:
- the LOC101747522 gene encoding collagen alpha-1(XVIII) chain-like isoform X1, with translation MSRTPLSSAPRGCSMRLGGTPRLLRALCILSVLAGLLPHGTAQWFYPLGSEDTTPEPGTSPATPTLPTPDGEEGAADTEPMKKLPLSKPPLGTASRRREPSARTKGQGHAPLRTQAQHNHPTASPQIFEGSADEEEFLQIKTTPKGLPQRVPTAPRPDVALQMHNGSNCICPARPAPPGPKGEKGDRGFPGERGQPGLSGERGRTGSPGPPGHQGPRGPPGPPGPPGPPGSPGAGGARSPPAPAALPKESERELGAASPTGKPGPPGAPGLPGPPGPPGPPGYPGHEGSPGLPGREGKPGPPGPPGAVGPPGFPGSEGAPGSPGLAGSDGPPGAPGLPGTQGPPGAPGHEGPPGPPGPVSFPGKPGLRGEPGFPGSKGEKGEQGLPGMPGSPGRTGEMGAPGMPGPMGPPGPPGDNRCEMRHAGHHGAAGPPGPKGEKGDPGERGCCYGEPGCKPGHLPFPSPGSQPSAWYQQGPRGPPGPPGPPGPPGAPGLLYFNRVYPTRGQQPCKQPAAASAGWAVASPDADVPHSEPLEPSADFRRQTWVFRSKELMLKSSSAVPEGSLVYVREGNNAFVRTPRGWSRLLLEDSESLFAGDDPSASTPQYQEAKQAQTRGPNTEPSSGARTDSPVLEEDGAGLPSTLPTTAAPRMPSLRLAALNAPLSGDMSGIRGADLQCYRQSQEARLYGTFRAFLSAPSQDLASIVKRTDRTLPIVNLKGQLLARSWSALLQSQAGAAPRSPIYAFNGRNVLTDALWPRGMAWHGSTPRGGHAKRRDCQGWRSSGPGEGLAAPLAQGRLLAGQRRNCSEALVLLCVEVAFPYRHMW, from the exons ATGAGCCGGACCCCCCTGTCCTCAGCACCCCGGGGCTGCAGCATGAGGCTGGGGGGTACCCCACGCCTCCTCCGTGCGCTCTGCATCCTCTCAGTGCTGGCCGGGCTTCTGCCCCATGGCACGGCCCAGTGGTTCTACCCACTGGGCTCTGAAGACACCACTCCAGAGCCCGGCACCAGCCCCGCAACCCCCACGCTGCCCACCCCGGATGGGGAGGAAG gtgctgctgacACGGAGCCCATGAAGAAGCTGCCGCTGAGCAAACCCCCGTTGGGAACGGCCTCGAGGAGACGGGAGCCCTCTGCCAGGACCAAGGGCCAGGGCCATGCCCCGCTGCGCACACAAGCCCAG CACAACCACCCCACGGCCTCCCCGCAGATCTTCGAGGGCAGCGCAGACGAAGAGGAGTTCTTGCAGATCAAG ACCACGCCAAAGGGGCTGCCCCAGCGTGTGCCCACGGCCCCCAGGCCGGATGTGGCCCTGCAG ATGCACAATGGCTCCAACTGCATCTGCCCTGCACGTCCCGCCCCTCCTGGCCCCAAG GGAGAGAAAGGTGACCGCGGGTTCCCCGGGGAGCGGGGCCAGCCGGGGCTGtctggggagagagggaggacgGGCAGCCCGGGGCCACCGGGTCACCAGGGGCCTCGGGGCCCCCCCGGACCACCAGGACCTCCAGGGCCACCAGGATCACCGGGTGCTGGGGGAGCCAGGAGTCCACCCGCACCTGCAGCACTCCCCAAGGAATCAGAGAGAGAG ctgggagcagccagcccCACCGGGAAGCCAGGACCCCCCGGCGCCCCAGGGCTGCCTGGCCCCCCTGGCCCCCCTGGCCCCCCAGGTTACCCAGGCCATGAAGGCTCTCCAGGGCTCcctgggagggaggggaagccTGGGCCCCCCGGCCCACCAGGGGCCGTGGGACCACCTGGGTTCCCAGGGAGTGAAGGAGCTCCGGGATCCCCAGGCTTGGCTGGGTCTGATGGCCCCCCGGGAGCACCGGGACTCCCAGGCACACAGGGACCCCCCGGGGCACCCGGGCACGAAGGGCCCCCTGGCCCCCCAGGACCTGTGTCATTCCCTGGCAAACCAGGGCTCCGAGGGGAGCCGGGATTCCCAGGATCAAAG GGTGAGAAGGGTGAGCAAGGGCTGCCGGGCATGCCGGGGAGCCCTGGCCGCACCGGGGAGATGGGAGCCCCAGGGATGCCCGGTCCTATGGGACCACCAGGGCCACCGGGGGACAACAGG TGTGAAATGCGCCATGCTGGGCACCATGGAGCGGCCGGCCCACCAGGTCCCAAG ggtGAAAAGGGCGATCCAGGAGAGCGG GGGTGCTGCTATGGGGAGCCGGGCTGCAAACCGGGCCACCTCCCGTTCCCCAGCCCTGGCAGTCAGCCCAGCGCCTGGTACCAACAG GGTCCCCGAGGTCCCCCCGGCCCCCCTGGTCCCCCTGGTCCCCCCGGAGCACCAGGACTCCTCTACTTCAAT CGGGTGTACCCCACGCGaggacagcagccctgcaagcaGCCG GCAGCGGCCAGCGCAGGCTGGGCAGTGG CTTCTCCAGATGCTGATGTTCCCCACTCGGAGCCGCTGGAGCCCAGCGCTGACTTCCGG CGCCAGACGTGGGTGTTCAGGTCGAAGGAGCTGATGCTGAAGTCCAGCAGCGCCGTCCCCgagggcagcctggtctacgTGCGGGAGGGGAACAACGCCTTCGTGCGCACCCCCcggggctggagcaggctgctg CTGGAGGACTCAGAGTCGCTCTTTGCGGGTGATGACCCCTCCGCCTCCACGCCGCAGTACCAG gagGCAAAGCAGGCACAGACACGAGGTCCCAACACAGAGCCATCCTCGGGGGCCCGGACAGACTCACCG GTCCTGGAGGAGGACGGAGCTGGGCTGCCCAGCACCCTGCCGACCACCGCCGCCCCCAGGATGCCCTCT CTCCGTCTGGCGGCCCTTAACGCGCCCCTCTCCGGGGATATGAGCGGCATCCGCGGCGCCGACCTGCAGTGCTACCGGCAGTCGCAGGAGGCCCGGCTCTACGGCACTTTCCGGGCGTTCCTGTCGGCCCCCAGCCAGGACCTGGCCTCCATCGTCAAGAGGACGGACAGGACCCTCCCCATCGTCAACCTGAAG GGCCAGCTGCTGGCTCGCTCCTGGAGCGCCCTCCTGCAGAGCCAGGCGGGAGCGGCCCCCCGGAGCCCCATCTACGCCTTCAATGGGCGCAACGTGCTGACGGACGCCCTCTG GCCCCGCGGGATGGCCTGGCACGGATCCACGCCGCGGGGCGGCCACGCCAAGCGCCGGGACTGCCAGGGCTGGCGGAGCTCCGGCCCCGGGGAGGGCCTGGCGGCCCCGCTGGCTCAGGGCCGGCTGCTGGCCGGGCAGCGCCGCAACTGCTCCGAGGCGCTCGTGCTGCTCTGCGTGGAGGTCGCCTTCCCGTACCGCCACATGTGGTGA
- the IGFBP4 gene encoding insulin-like growth factor-binding protein 4 precursor (The RefSeq protein has 2 substitutions, 1 non-frameshifting indel compared to this genomic sequence) → MCGAAVLLLAAAAAAAAAAAGPGGGGEEATQCPPCSEERLARCKAPQGCTESVREPGCGCCATCALGRGTACGVYTARCGAGLRCYPPRGVPRPLHTLMHGQGVCTDLADVEAIQESLQPPEKEEIEHPNNSFSPCSIHDRKCLQKQQAKRINNGNKMRSSGSPHHREESRPIAQGSCQSELHRALERLAASQTRTHEDLYVIPIPNCDRNGNFHPKQCHPALDGQRGKCWCVDRKTGVKLPGFLELKGDLDCHQPADSM, encoded by the exons aTGTGCGGGGccgccgtgctgctgctggcggcggcggcggcggcggcggcggcggggccggggggcggcggggaggaggCGATCCAGTGCCCGCCGTGCTCGGAGGAGCGGCTGGCCCGCTGCAAGGCCCCGCAGGGCTGCACCGAGTTGGTGCGGGAGCCGGGCTGCGGCTGCTGCGCGACCTGCGCGCTCGGCCGGGGCACCGCCTGCGGGGTGTACACGgcgcgctgcggggccgggctgcgctGCTACCCGCCCCGCGGAGTGCCCCGGCCGCTGCACACCCTCATGCACGGGCAGGGCGTCTGCACCGACCTGGCCGACGTCGAGGCCATCCAGGAGAGCCTGCAGCCACCAG agaaggaggagatcgAGCACCCCAACAACAGCTTCAGCCCCTGCAGCATCCACGACCGCAAGtgcctgcagaagcagcaggcaaAGCGCATCAACAACGGCAATAAAATGCGCAGCAGTGGGAGCCCACATCACCGCGAGGAGAGCCGGCCCATT gcacagGGCTCGTGTCAGAGCGAGCTGCACCGCGCGCTGGAGCGACTGGCGGCCTCACAGACACGGACACACGAGGATCTCTACgtcatccccatccccaactGCGACCGCAACGGCAACTTCCACCCCAAGCAG TGTCACCCGGCGCTGGATGGGCAGCGGGGCAAGTGCTGGTGCGTGGACCGCAAGACGGGGGTGAAGCTGCCGGGCTTCCTGGAGCTGAAGGGGGACTTGGATTGCCACCAGCCAGCGGACAGCATGTGA